Proteins encoded within one genomic window of Humulus lupulus chromosome 1, drHumLupu1.1, whole genome shotgun sequence:
- the LOC133834381 gene encoding uncharacterized protein LOC133834381, translating into MKDPGSFTIPCAIGNSYCGMALCDLGASINLMPVSVYRQLGIGEVRPTTVTLQLADRSLAYPDGKIEDVLVKVDKFIFPVDFIVLDYEADREVPIILGRPFLATGRTLIDVQKGELTMRVQNEQVTFNVFKAMRFPDEVEECSVVSVVNSLASKEL; encoded by the coding sequence ATGAaagatcctgggagtttcaccATTCCATGTGCCATTGGTAATTCTTATTGTGGCATGGCATTATGTGACTTGGGTGCTAGTATAAATCTGATGCCTGTGTCTGTGTATAGACAATTGGGAATTGGTGAAGTCCGACCTACCACAGTGACTCTACAACTTGCAGATAGATCTCTTGCTTATCCAGATGGGAAGATTGAGGATGTCTTGGTAAAAGTTGATAAGTTCATTTTCCCAGTTGATTTCATTGTGTTGGATTATGAGGCAGACAGGGAGGTACCAATCATTCTAGGGAGGCCTTTTCTAGCTACTGGTAGAACTTTGATTGATGTGCAGAAGGGTGAACTTACTATGAGGGTTCAAAATGAGCAGGTGACTTTCAATGTTTTCAAGGCTATGAGATTTCCAGATGAGGTCGAAGAGTGTTCTGTGGTTTCAGTGGTAAATTCTTTGGCTTCAAAGGAATTATAA